The Azospirillum brasilense sequence CCATGGGGGTGCTCGCCGTCGGAAATCTCGGGAATTGGGGCGCTTTATCCTACGTGGAGCCGCAAAGCGCAAACGGGAAGTGGGGGTGGGCAGGGTTGACCGCCGCTCCCGGCGCGCCGGAGTCACCGCGGACGGAACAGGAAGGGCACCGAGAAGACGCGGTCCTCCGCCGTCAGACCGGGCGGCGGGGCGGGGAAGGGAGACGCCCTGCGCACCGCGGCCAGGGCGGCGCGGTCCAGCGCCTCGTCGCCGCTCGACGTCAGGATGGCGGCGTCGAGCACCTCGCCCGCCGTGCCGAGGGTGAGCTTGACGGTGGCCTGCCCGCCGCCGACCACCTTCTCCGGCTTGTGCCGCCCGATCCAGGCCCAGACCTGCGCCCCGTAATCCACCACCGCGCCCCGGCTGGCCGAAACCGGCTCGGACGCGGCGGTGGAGGCGTGGCCGGTTCCGGTTTCGGCGGACGGCGTCGGGGAGGGCGTCGCAGTGGGTGCGGCCGGCGGTTTCGGTGCCGTCTTGACGGGCGGCTTCGGCGGTGGTTTCGGCAACGGCTTGGGTGGTGGAGGAGGCGGCTCCGGCGCGGGTTCCGTGGCCGGTTCCGGCACAGGCTCCTGCTGCGGCTCGCTCTCCGGTTCGGGCGCTGCTGCCGGCGGCGGGCCGCTGTCCGCCTCTGACGCCAGCAGCATCACCTCGATCACCGAGGTGATGGTTTCGTTGAGGCTGACGGCGCCGGTCTCCTCCGTGACGGTGCCGGGGGCCGCTCCGGCGGCGGACAGGAGGATAGCCAGGATGCCGGCGTGCAGCGTCCCGGACAGGGCGAGCGCCCCCAGCGGCCGGCGGGCCGGCGGGGGATGCCCGTGCAGGCGGATCGCGCGCAAGGCAGGGGCCTCGTCAACCGGCCTCCACCATCAGAAGGCCATGGTCAGGCCGAGGTTGAAGGACCGCCCCATGCCGGCCAGCGCGCCGATCGGCTGACGGTTGCCGCTGGCGCGGAAATCGCCGTAATCGACGCCGCCCAGCGGCAGGTAATAGTGTGCGTCGAACAGGTTCTCGATACCGACGTCGGCACGCAGGTTGCCCCAAACGTAGCTGGTGCGCAGGTTGACCAGGGCGTAGCTGGGGGTTTCCGGCTCGTTCCGGCTGGAATCGACCAGGACCTTGCGCCCGACCATCTGGAACTCCAGGACGCTGCTCCAGTCGCCCAGCCGGTGGCCCAGGTCGATCGTCCCGGTCAGCGGCATGATGTGGTAGAGGTCGCGCCCGGTGTCGAGGTTGCGGCCGCGGACGTAGCTGACCACGGCGCCCACCGTGAACTCGCCCAGCCGCTCGTCTTGGTGGACGATGCTGCGGCCCTCGGCGTTGATGCCGTACAGCTCGGCGGCATGGTTGGCGAAGCGCAGCTGGACGAAGCCGTTCGACAGGGTGCCGATGCGGTCGGCGTCGATGAAATTCTCGACGTGCGAATAATAGGGCGTGACCTTGACCGACCAGCGCTTGGCCTCGGCGTCCTGCCAAGCGGCGGTGGCGCCGACCGTGTACGCGGTTTCCGGCTTCAGGCCCGGGTTGCCGATATAGCCGTTGGCGTCGCCGTACCAGCCGATCATGGTGGAGGACATGCCCCCGGTCCCCCAGGCGAACCGCTCGTACAGGTTGGGGGAGCGGGTCTTGCGGGCGAAGCCCAGCTCGTAGCGTTCCGACGCGGACGGCGCGAAGCGGAGCAGCGCCGTGGCGTCGACGTTCACGTCCGTCTTGGAGCGGTCACCCCGGTTGAAGGCGGTGGCCGCCGCCGCGTCGGGATTCGCCATGCCCATCATGCCCATGCCGATCGTGTTGGCCCAGGAGTAGGGCTGGACCGGCCCGTTCTCCATCCACACCACGTCGTTGCGCAGGCCGAGCAGCGAGGTCCAGGCCGGGGTCCAGCGCTTCTCCCATTCGGCGAAGGTGCCCAGCCGGTCGCGCCGGGCGTCGTTCAGGTTCACGAAGGTCAGCGGCGACATCATCGCCGCCCCGGCGACCGGCGGCCACCAGTCGTCGATGCGGTAGCGGACCAGCTCGTTGCCGACGCGCAGCGTGTCCTGCGCCGACAGCGGAACCTCCGCCGAGACGGCGTAGCCCATCTCGTGCGAGTCCGTGTTCATCGCCATACCGCCGCGGTCGGCGCCGCCCTTGTCGTGCAGGAAGTTCATGGCGTGGACGGTGCGCTGCCAGAAGACCCGGCCGTCCAGCGTGCCCCAGTCGAATTCGCCCTTGTAACGGCCGTTCAGGGTGGTGCCGCGGTTCAGCGTCATGTCCATGCGCTGGTTCGCGAAGCCGGAATAGGGCGAATGCTGGTAGCCGCCGGACAGGGTGATCTCGTGCCCGTCCCTGCGCGCGCTGGCCGACAGCGCGTGGTTCTGCACGTTGTAGAGGGTGGAGCGGACCTTGTCCCCGTTGCCGTCCTCGTAGTCGTCGGCGCGGCTCCAGGCGCCGCTGTAGCGCAGGCTGAACCGCTCCGTCGCCGCGGTGGCGGTGCCGGACAGGGTGGTGCCGTTGCCGTTCGAGCGGTAGACAGTGGACAGGCTGCCTTCGCCGTGGATCGGCTCGCCGGGCTGGGCGTAGACGGCGGGCTTGCTGGTCACCGTGACGGTGCCGGCGATGCTGTCGCCGCCCTTGCTGACCGGGGTGACGCCGGCGATGGCCTCGATCGCGCCGATGATGGATGGGTCGGCGTAGGACAGCGGCGCGTTCATGTGGTTGGCGCAGGCGGCGGTCATCGGCATGCCGTCGACCTGGACACGCACGCGGTCGTCGGCCAGACCGTTCAGCGCCGGCAGGCTGGAGAAGCCGCCCGCGCTGTAGAGCGACACGCCCGGCAGGCTGCGCAGCAGCGCCGCGGCGTCCGCGCTGGCAAGGCGGCGGCTGGCGATCTCGGCCGCGTCGAGCGTGCCGGCGCCGAGCGGCCGGGACAGGCCCGTCTCCGGTACCGTGGCCGCGGGTGCCGTCTCCGTCTCGACCGGGACGGCGGGCAGGGCTTGCGGTGTCTGTGCCTGGGCCGGCAGCGCGCTCAGCGCGGCGAGGACCGCCATCAGAAGGGCGGTGGAGGCGAGAAGGCGGTTGGACAAGCGGGGGGCGTTCGCCGCGGACGCGGCGGTGGGCAGGCGAATCATCGGGCGCTCGTTCTCGAATCGGACGAGGGAAGATCGGCGCAGCCTTGCCGTCCCGCCCGGCCGTCGATCCGCGCGACAATCGGCGCAAAGGATCGGAACCGGCGGGTTGCGGTGCGGAGGCTGGCGCGAGGGATGGGGTGGGCACAGCCGGGAGGGCCGCGCCGCCGGGCTCAACAGCCGGGCGCGGCGATCACAGGGCGCGTGCCGAGGGTGGTCAGGCGATAGTCGGGGGTGCTCGGGCCTTCAGCCGCGACAGGAACCAGCCGGCGGCGATGTGCTGGCCGGGCAGCCCGATGGAGCTGTGGGCGACGACGGAGACCGGAAGCACCACGGTCAGCGGCGGCGGCGGTGCGGTGAGACCGGCGACCAGCCCGCAGACCGGGCAGTCCTCGCCCATGGACAGGGTGGGCTTGCCGTCCGGAAGCAGGGAGTCGGGGGGCGGGCCGTCGGGGAGGGCGATGGAGGCCATGCCCTGCGGCGTGCAGATCATGACCGTTTCGCCGGTCGCGGCGTTGACCACCGGTACCAGGAAGGCCCAGCCGAGAAGCTGCAGAAGCAAGGCCATCCCGCCCGCCATCACGGCGGCGCGGCCCAGCCTGCGTCCGATGCTCCGAAATCCGGCCGGCATATCCCGGTTTTCCCCATTTTGGATAGGGGATTAAGCTAGACGGGCTGGACCGAATGCACAAGCGTGCAATGGCCGCAGCCCCGTCCCGGTGCCCGTTCGCCCGGCGCCCTTCAGGGATGGACGCCTCTCAATGCGCCTCGTCCCAATTGCCGCCGATGCCGGCCTCCGCCACCAGCGGCACGCCGAGCGTGGCGGCGCCTTCCATGACCGAGCGCACCAGGGCGGCGGCGCGTTCGGCCTGATCCTCCGGCGCCTCGAACAGCAGTTCGTCGTGCACCTGGAGCAGCATCCGCACATCGTCGAACCCGGCGTCCTTCAGGGCGCCGGGCACGCGGGCCATGGCGCGCTTCATGATGTCGGCGGCGGTGCCCTGGATCGGGGCGTTGATCGCCTGCCGTTCCGCGAAGGCGCGGCGGGCGGCGTTCTTGTCGTGGATGCCGGGGATGTAGCAGCGCCGCCCGAACAGAGTCACCACATGGCCGTTCTGGCGGGCGAAGGCCTTGGTCGCCTCCATCCAGACCTTCAGCTCGTGGAAGCGCTCGAAATAGGCCTTGATGAAGGCGTTGGCCTCGCCCGGCGCGATGCCGAGCTGGCGGCCCAGCCCGAAGCCGGAGATGCCGTAGATGATGCCGAAGTTGATCGCCTTGGCCTTGCGCCGGATCTCCGAGGTCATCTGGTCCAGCGGCACGCCGAAGACCTGGCTGGCGGTGGCCGCGTGAATGTCGATGCCGTCCTGGAAGGCCTGTTTCAGCGCCGCGATGTCAGCCATCTCGGCGACCAGCCGCAGCTCGATCTGCGAATAGTCGACGGAGATCAGCTTGTGGCCCGGTGCCGCCACGAAGGCGCGGCGGATCTTGCGGCCCTCCTCGGTGCGTACGGGGATGTTCTGCAGGTTCGGGTCGGTCGAGGACAGGCGGCCGGTGTTGGTCGCCGCCATGGCGAAGGCGGTGTGCACAC is a genomic window containing:
- a CDS encoding energy transducer TonB family protein, with the protein product MRAIRLHGHPPPARRPLGALALSGTLHAGILAILLSAAGAAPGTVTEETGAVSLNETITSVIEVMLLASEADSGPPPAAAPEPESEPQQEPVPEPATEPAPEPPPPPPKPLPKPPPKPPVKTAPKPPAAPTATPSPTPSAETGTGHASTAASEPVSASRGAVVDYGAQVWAWIGRHKPEKVVGGGQATVKLTLGTAGEVLDAAILTSSGDEALDRAALAAVRRASPFPAPPPGLTAEDRVFSVPFLFRPR
- a CDS encoding TonB-dependent receptor; protein product: MIRLPTAASAANAPRLSNRLLASTALLMAVLAALSALPAQAQTPQALPAVPVETETAPAATVPETGLSRPLGAGTLDAAEIASRRLASADAAALLRSLPGVSLYSAGGFSSLPALNGLADDRVRVQVDGMPMTAACANHMNAPLSYADPSIIGAIEAIAGVTPVSKGGDSIAGTVTVTSKPAVYAQPGEPIHGEGSLSTVYRSNGNGTTLSGTATAATERFSLRYSGAWSRADDYEDGNGDKVRSTLYNVQNHALSASARRDGHEITLSGGYQHSPYSGFANQRMDMTLNRGTTLNGRYKGEFDWGTLDGRVFWQRTVHAMNFLHDKGGADRGGMAMNTDSHEMGYAVSAEVPLSAQDTLRVGNELVRYRIDDWWPPVAGAAMMSPLTFVNLNDARRDRLGTFAEWEKRWTPAWTSLLGLRNDVVWMENGPVQPYSWANTIGMGMMGMANPDAAAATAFNRGDRSKTDVNVDATALLRFAPSASERYELGFARKTRSPNLYERFAWGTGGMSSTMIGWYGDANGYIGNPGLKPETAYTVGATAAWQDAEAKRWSVKVTPYYSHVENFIDADRIGTLSNGFVQLRFANHAAELYGINAEGRSIVHQDERLGEFTVGAVVSYVRGRNLDTGRDLYHIMPLTGTIDLGHRLGDWSSVLEFQMVGRKVLVDSSRNEPETPSYALVNLRTSYVWGNLRADVGIENLFDAHYYLPLGGVDYGDFRASGNRQPIGALAGMGRSFNLGLTMAF
- a CDS encoding DUF2946 family protein; this encodes MPAGFRSIGRRLGRAAVMAGGMALLLQLLGWAFLVPVVNAATGETVMICTPQGMASIALPDGPPPDSLLPDGKPTLSMGEDCPVCGLVAGLTAPPPPLTVVLPVSVVAHSSIGLPGQHIAAGWFLSRLKARAPPTIA